The segment GTCGATGCTGTAAGGCAGCTTGTACTTGCCCCATATCTGCTCAGAGTAAAGCGAATCTCCCGAATAGAACACCCCGTCTTCCGTGATGAACCCGTACTCGCCCAGAGTGTGGCCCGGCAGCGGCACAGCCCATATGGATGAGTCCTGCCACTCTTCAATGTATTCGTCTACCTCGCATGCATTTCCCTGGAAGAAATGGGTGACCATCTCCATCGGCGGCTTAGCCCAGCTAAACAGCCCTCTAAGGTTGACCTCGGGGTTCCTTACCAGCAGCGCATCGTCCTTCGACGCTATTACGCGCGCGCCTTTTTCACGGAACTCGCATGCATGCCTGAAATGGTCGTTGTGGCCATGAGTGATGAGTACGGAATGTACGTGCACTCCCTTTAGCTCTTCATATCCGGAACTGCCCGGGTCTATGACATAGCCTTTGAACAGTCCTGTGTTGCTCATTGATGGGATGTAATATGAGTTGCCCGTAACTTTGATCGGGGCGGTAATTTCGCTCTTAGCCATACAGATCACAGTCTTGTCTCTATCGATAATATTTATGTTAGGGTTTTACATACTTAACAAGCTTAAAATAATTGGTGGGTCGGGATAAGAAATGATACGCAATAGAGATAATACGATACCCTTTGTGACTAAGGACGGCTCTATTATCCATGAGCTGTATCACCCGGGCTCAACTCCTGTTGAGGGCACGAGTGTCGCCGAGGCCTATGTGGAGCAAACTCTGGAGACTAAAAGACATATCCATGAAAAGTCACAGGAAGTCTATTATATACTCAAAGGCAGGGGTGTGATGACTCTGGGCGAAAGGTCATTTGACGTAAAAGAGGGAGATGCCATACTGATACCTCCGGGGACGTCGCATAAAATAAAGAATACCGGAGACTCAGGACTGCGCATACTCTGTATATGTACGCCGCCTTATTCCCATGACGATACAATTCTTACGGGCTCATCTTAGGCGCCACATTATCCTGTGGTCTCTTAGCACATATTCTGCCTTGCCGGTCTCATATAGCGCGTGAAGGAAAGCACGCACTGTGGTGACCACTATCAGGTGCATTGAAAAGTCGCATCTGACGTTCAGAGCGACACCGACTCTGCTGACCATTTCTTCAGTCGAGTATTCCCCGCCTTCCAGCGCATCGATAACGGCCGCTTCTATACTGTCTATTCCCCTGATATTGATCTCCGCAAGTTCCGCCGCCTCATCCCCGGTCATCAGGTCGGCGTGAGAAGCCAGCACCCATTCAGCATCCGAGTCCATTATCGCCTTTAAAGTATTTTTTGCATCATAAGGCGTGGTGTAGAACACCATCCTTTTAGTGTCCCAGATCTTTTTAGTCACGATCGCATCGGATACCATCAGTACGCCGTCGGGCGTCAAGAAACCCGTCTGCCATTGTGTATGTCCTGGCAATGGGAATGTTTCCAGCGGGAGATCATCGATATCTTCAAGCGTCCCGTCCACGGGGCACGGCACGCCCTTAAAGAACCAGGGCAGCATGCTTTCCGGCGGCCTCGCCCAGTTAAAGATGCCGCTAGTGTTTACGGACGGGTTCTCCATGAACCCGCGTTCGTCGCGCGGAGCATATATTTTAGTCCCGGTCTTTCGCAGCTTCGCTCCGTTCCAGAAATGGTCCGTATGGCCGTGCGTGACAAGCGCCATATTAAAATTTAATTTAATGTTGTCCCAGTCAACGTTCTCGTTGTTACTCGGGTCTACCATGATGTCATCGTAGACCATCACGTTCGTTATTCCGGGGATATAATGTGTGTCGCCACAGATCTTTTTAAGCTTCAATTTGTTCACGACCGGTGTGACAAACTGTAGCAAGGTTATGGGTCATATACTTTACTGTGCCCGGCCTATCGATGTCGTATAAGAAGCAAAAAGACGTTAATTGATAGAAAAGCTTGTAAAATACATTAAAGAAGGGAAAGCTTATCTTCAGGATGATCTCCCTGCTTTCCCGGGTGTAAAAATATTTACGCCTGTGCGGCCTCTTTGCCGCCCTTACCGCTCTTTTCGCCTTTCTCTTTCTTCTTTTGATCTTCCTCGATCCATTCGAGCTTGCCGAGGGCGACCTGTCTCATCGTAAGGCCTATCTTGCTCTCTCTCGGGTCGCGCTCGTTAAGGCTTACAGCGACGATCCTGGCACGGACACTGTCGCCTTCCGAGAGGGACTTGCTGGTCTCCTTGCTGGAAAGCCTTGAGTTCTTCTCATCGTATGCCATGAACTCGTCAGCCACCTGGCTTACATGTATAAGGCAATCGATCGGGCCGACCGCGACGAACGCTCCGAAGTTCACTATCTCGACAATGCTGCCTTCGACGATCTCCTGAAGTTCAGGCTTGTAAGCTATAGCGTCAAAAGTGACCTCATAGTATACTGCCCCGTCTCCGACGAGTATGTGGCCTTCTCCGATCTCTACTACGTCCGTTACCGCCACTATCGAGCCGAGAGTCTTGTCGATCCTGCCTTCCAGCTTCTCTCTCAGTGTCTCCGCTATGACCTGTTCCAGGTCCTCTTCGAGCCTTTGCGGTGGTATTCTGATGATATCTACGAGTCTAACCTTCCTGTACATTTTCTCTCCATCCAAACGTTAAAGATAATGATTGTTATCGGGCATCATTCTATGGCAAGTTTATGTTTTGCACGCAGGTATATTGACCTTATACCCTCTTTTTTAAGCCTTGCCCTTAGCCCGGCATCGTTAGTGAAGACAGGGGCGTTCAAGGACTTTGCGACCTCGATCACTACATCGTCCGCAAATCCCTGCGCTTCTATGATCTCACACTTTTTTAGCATTTCACGGGCAATTGCAAGAGCTGTTCTATCTCTTCCTTTTACCTTGCCTTTCAGCTTTTCAATTTCCTCGACCACTGCCGAAGGCGTGACGAACTCATCATACCCCAGCGCTTCGAGCTCGTTAAATATGTCGACGCCCCACTGGGCGGGTACCATGAGCCCGTTCGTGTCGATTATCACTTTCAACTTGTCAGTACCCCTACTCCGATAAGCCTCCAGCGTGCGCCTATACGGCGGCTGATGGCTATCCTGGAGCCGACCTCGGCGCATACCGGCCTCTTAAGCTTTACCTCGGCCTCTCCCT is part of the Methanooceanicella nereidis genome and harbors:
- a CDS encoding type II toxin-antitoxin system VapC family toxin; amino-acid sequence: MIIDTNGLMVPAQWGVDIFNELEALGYDEFVTPSAVVEEIEKLKGKVKGRDRTALAIAREMLKKCEIIEAQGFADDVVIEVAKSLNAPVFTNDAGLRARLKKEGIRSIYLRAKHKLAIE
- a CDS encoding MBL fold metallo-hydrolase, yielding MLQFVTPVVNKLKLKKICGDTHYIPGITNVMVYDDIMVDPSNNENVDWDNIKLNFNMALVTHGHTDHFWNGAKLRKTGTKIYAPRDERGFMENPSVNTSGIFNWARPPESMLPWFFKGVPCPVDGTLEDIDDLPLETFPLPGHTQWQTGFLTPDGVLMVSDAIVTKKIWDTKRMVFYTTPYDAKNTLKAIMDSDAEWVLASHADLMTGDEAAELAEINIRGIDSIEAAVIDALEGGEYSTEEMVSRVGVALNVRCDFSMHLIVVTTVRAFLHALYETGKAEYVLRDHRIMWRLR
- a CDS encoding MBL fold metallo-hydrolase, which gives rise to MAKSEITAPIKVTGNSYYIPSMSNTGLFKGYVIDPGSSGYEELKGVHVHSVLITHGHNDHFRHACEFREKGARVIASKDDALLVRNPEVNLRGLFSWAKPPMEMVTHFFQGNACEVDEYIEEWQDSSIWAVPLPGHTLGEYGFITEDGVFYSGDSLYSEQIWGKYKLPYSIDRNLCRESLQKIKTLDYDYVVPGHGVPMPRQEALMAADYHLEALDRVDDIILELTAEPISTEDLVTEFSNRLELYKSINNYWLTVVMLKGHLSDLIDKGKMKYQLENYCMYWYRV
- a CDS encoding DNA-directed RNA polymerase encodes the protein MYRKVRLVDIIRIPPQRLEEDLEQVIAETLREKLEGRIDKTLGSIVAVTDVVEIGEGHILVGDGAVYYEVTFDAIAYKPELQEIVEGSIVEIVNFGAFVAVGPIDCLIHVSQVADEFMAYDEKNSRLSSKETSKSLSEGDSVRARIVAVSLNERDPRESKIGLTMRQVALGKLEWIEEDQKKKEKGEKSGKGGKEAAQA
- a CDS encoding cupin domain-containing protein, which produces MIRNRDNTIPFVTKDGSIIHELYHPGSTPVEGTSVAEAYVEQTLETKRHIHEKSQEVYYILKGRGVMTLGERSFDVKEGDAILIPPGTSHKIKNTGDSGLRILCICTPPYSHDDTILTGSS